The genomic window AATCATGTGAGCTTCCATAATTTCTTGTGCAGACCATTCGGATGTGCCCCAATACAATATTTTACCTTGTTGAAGGAGAGTATTCATTGCCCAAACCGTTTCTTCAATAGGGGTGTTTTTGTCTGGTCTGTGAGCAAAATAAAGATCCAGATAGTCCACTTGAAGTCTTGTCAAAGCTTCATTGCAAGCTTCAATGACGTGCTTTCTACTCAAACCGGTTTGGTTTGGTAGTTTGCCGCCCCTTCCAAAAAAAACTTTCGAGGAAACCAAGTAACTGGTTCTATCCCAAGCCATTTTTTTCAGGATTCTGCCCATAACCACCTCTGACTGACCACTTCCGTATATTTCTGCATTGTCAAAAAAATTAACTCCGCTGTCATATGCCTTTTTCATCAAGGCTTCAGAAGTAGTATCGTCAATCTGGTTTCCAAAAGTTACCCAGCTTCCAAAGGAGAGCAGACTTACCTGCAATCCCGATTTTCCGAGTCTGCGATATAGCATTTCAATGATTTATTTGGTTATGTACAAAAACAAGAAGAGGTTGTCTAAGTTTATAGACAACCTCTTCAATATTGAGATTTTGTTTAAGAATTAATTTTCAAACACAATTTGTTTTGAAATCGTCTTGCCTTGGAGGTGAATTCTGGTCAAATACACACCTGCACCCAATTGGTTGCGAGGCATGTTAAATCCTGAATTATTAATATCAGTATGGGCTTTCACCAACCGACCCTGCATATCATACACATAGATAGACTGAATAACTTCAGGGTTTTTTACTGAGAAATAAACTGAAGAAACAGCTGGATTTGGTGAAATACTCAAACCAACTTGTTCTGCAGAAACTTCTTTATTGTCCACGTAGGTACAACCCAGACCCATTGCAGCACAAGCTCTTGGCAAGAAGAGCGCAAAAGCAGTATCCAAGTATCTTCTACCTTTTGCCTGAGACATGTCAGGATTGGTTTGAAGGCCGCTAAAGTGCAATGTATCTGCATTAAAATTAGTACCTCTTGTTTGATTTACAAATGCCACAACATTTCTAAGCGTTGGCAAATCCCACCAGTCCCAAGGTGAACCTTGGAAAGGAGGTAAATTTAAGCCATAAAAATGATCATCGCCCATTTGTATCCTTTGTCCAGTCAATGGAATCAGGATATTAGTAGCTTTCTGAACTTCAATTTGTGCTTCAAGAGGATCCTTACCATCAGGGATTGTATTTAATACTGCATTCGAACCTAGTTTATTGGCTAACTCTATCGCTTTTCTGGTTCCTATGACGTTTACAACAAATTCTCTAGTGGTTGGTACTATAACAGCTCCTTCATAATATGGTGCAAAAAAGTCATTTACACAGTGCATTCCTGAATACGCCGGTTCTACTGCTTCACCATCCAACCAACTGGAATCACCTAGTGCTCCACCCAAATTAAATGCGAACTGAAAATTTGAACTGTAACCTGGATGGTTCGGCAAACAAAGAACTGCCTGAGAAGTACCATAAATATTACCAAAAATTGTGCTGTCGATATAAGGCTTCAAATCCACACTATTGATAAATTTATCCAATACAACTTCGTTAAAATCGTTCAAAGACCCTGCTCCAAAAGAAAGATATCCACCTGTACCTACACCATACACAGCAATCTTGTTCGGGTCAATACCAAAAGCATTTCCTCCTTCAGCAACCGATTTTTTAAAATAGCGAATACAGCTTCTTGTGTCCTGGATACCCCGATACGCAGCCTGGAGCAATGTACTTGTACGCACATTTACATCAGGAGCAGTAGGCAACCAACCCAATCTGTAAGTATAAGCTGCAACAACGAATCCTCGTGCTGCTAGATACTTGGCTGCGGCAGTCACAGTGGAGTCAGATCTACTACCGGTAATCTGACCATTGTAAAGTGGTGGAAGAAAACTTCCAGTATGCGCAATTAATACGAGGGGTCGGTCAGTTCTTGTATCCCCTTCTGGTTCATACAAATCGAACTTAAGATCTTCAGGTGCAGGAGTACCGTTCGCAGTTAATACGGTGATGTTGTTACCATACACAAGATTAGGGGTTACTTTCACCCCGAACATCGCATCCAGGTAGCGATTTTGCGCTTGGAGGAAGAAGGAACATAATAAAAAAGCAATGGCGTAAATTTTTTTCATTTTTTAATATTAATGGTTAACAAATATTCAAGATTTTTTTAATTCGTAAAGTAATGATATATAAGCCAATCTACCTACTTTAGATCTAACATATGTCTGGAAATTTTTTTGATTGAAAATGTTAGATGCTCCAAGCTTTAAAGTTGTGTTTTGTTTCTTCCACAACCAATTGATCTGTGCATCAGTCAAACTGTAAGTCGGAATAAAGCCGGTAAATTGTGGAGAGCCTTCAAAAAGGAATCCTTGGATCCACTTGTAATTGATATTAAATCCAAAATTGGGAATTCCAAAAACGGATATATCTCTTCCGCTAACTCCAACATTATACTTGTGTTCAGGGGTATTAAATGCAGGGATGATCGGATCATCTGTTTGAGTAACCAATTTATTCCAACTATAATTTCCTTTTAATGCATAAAATTTTCTAAAATAATAATTAAGCCCTATTGAAAAACCCTGTGAAGTAACCACATCAGTTGCATTTGAACTCACACGATATGCTTGCACAGATGTAGGAGTAGCGGACCCGACAGGAATAAAAGCATCGATACCTAGCTGATAACCTATAAAGTCTTTGTACCGTGAATAATATGCACCTAAGTCAGCAAACAAATTCTTCAAAACAGTAGTCCTATAACCTATTTCTATAGTTTTTACTTTTTCTGGCTGTATTGCAGGAATGGAAAAATAAACCAAAGTATCTCTCCTTCCCGTATTGAGAAAATCTACAAAGGATTCAACTGTGATGAGGTCATCAATTCCATTGATATTGCCCAATAGAACCGCTCTTCCCACATTGTAATGCAAGTATTGATCGGTAAGTGTCGGATTTCTGATGGCAGAAGAAAAGGAAATGCGCAAATAATTATTTGCTGAAGGGTTGTAAACGATTGATGCAGCAGGTGAGACTAAGAAATTAAAATTTTCGTGTTTGTCCAGTCTTGCCGTAATGTTGAATTTTAGCTTATTGTGCAAAAAGCTAAGGGTAGGTCCTACATAAAATCCATATTCGTAAGTGCGGATATCAGCATTTCCTGTATCCAGCAAAATAGAACCCTTAGAATCCGGAAAATAAACTCTTGCACTTCCGCCGACTGTTATATCAAAATCTGACAAAATTTGATTGGCTACAAGATCCTTAAATATATATTCCCCTTGTCCATGAACCAAAGCAGATCTATCGTAAAATTTAGTGCCGTTTTCACTATAAGCAATTTTCGAAGTGATGGATTCAAAGGCACTATTAAATTCTGTTGATCCGGGTTCATAAAAACTCGCGGTATTGATTATAGAATCGCCTATGTTAGCGAATGTTTGAGTGAGGAAATGCCACAGATAAAGTGAATCCTGAATTTTACCTAAAAATTCAGATAATGCTTTATTGTATCCTTCAGGATTTCCTATAAAATTGGATGGTTTCGGGTATCCTTCGATGGATTGTATTTTTGGTTTAATATTGATATTCCAATAATTGATATAATTTTTTGTAAATATATCATTTGACTTGGCGTTGCTTTGTAGTTTAAGTGCTGTAAAATAAGGATCATATGAATCTCCACTATTTTCATGTGTACCATACAAACGAAGAAACCAATGGTCTCTCTTGATCAATTCTGCCTTATGTTGGAAAAATAAAATATTCTTGAGCGAATAACGATTATCGCCTTGATAAACTGTTGATCCTCCACCAAAACTGGATGAAAATATCAACTCAGGTGATTCAAAAACCTTAGATGGTCTTAGTCGAAAATGCAAAGCTGCATTTGCTTTAATGTTATAAGAATGGTAATCTACCAGATCCGTTTCTTTATATCCTTTGCGATGGAATATTCCAATTCCAGGATTGGCTGGAGCACTCTTGGACAAATCATTTGAACTCTGATATTCATCGCCATATATATTCACAGCATCGTAACCTCCGGGGTTGTTCCGATCAGTTTTTGTATCATAAACCGGATCATAATTATCTGCTTCCCAGTCATAAGCTCTCATATGGAACAAATTCAGCTTGTATCCGAAAAAATCATGTCCTGATTTGTTTTTCTTTACATCAGCCCATCGAACAGCGTTCTCCACCAAATTGCGCTCACCCAATTTGACACTAACGCTGACACCTTTGTGTAGAAATGGGTTTTTGGTTTCCATACTGATTACTCCATTAAATGCATTCGGTCCATAGAATGCAGAACTTGCACCTACTATTAGATCCACTTTGTTGACATCCAATTCTGAAGCGCCCAGAAAATTTCCCAGAGAAAAGTTCAAGCCCGGAGACTGATTGTCCACTCCATCTATAATCTGTAGTGATCGCACGGGACTTGTGCTATTGAAACCGCGTGTATTAATCACCGTAAATCCAAGAGAAGCCGTGGTCAAATCCACATCTTTTAGCGAACCCAATCCATCATAAAAATTGGCAGAAGGCGTTTCCTTTATAGCAATTAAATCCATTGATTCAACAGTAAGAGGAGAGGATTTCTGTTTGTCAGAAATGCGCTGACCTTTCACTTCGATGGCTTCGATCATCACAGTCTCCTCTTCCAGAGTTAGCTGATGTGATCTTCCCAAATCCGATATAGTAAATTCTGTCGTTTTATACCCACTGTACCGGCATTCAATCTTCTGCGACCCTGTGCTGCTTAAGTTCAAAATAAAATTTCCTTCATAATCTGTAGCTGTACCGTTAGTAGTACCTTTGACGAGAACCGTTGCTCCTATCAAAGGCTCACCGGTAATCGCATCCTTTAGTGTTCCTCTTAAATGAGATTGTGCTTGAAGATCTATTCCACAACTGAATATGAAATATATAAATATTACTAAATGACATAATATATACCTATTCATCATTTCTTAGCTTGGTTTTGTTTGATTCAGCAACGCAAAGTAAAGTATTCTGCTGAATTTGCGCCTTTTTTCAATAAAATTAATTGCGGATCAGTGATCGGACTTCCCTTTTATCATGTAAAAGCCTAGTATTGCATTTGGTATTTTTGGAAATTTCCGTATTTTATTTGGTAGAAACTAGTTCATTTTTTCGCGATTTTCAAATCGGATGAACCAGGCTAATTTATATAACTTGAACAGGTAAATTGAAGGTCTTTTATTCAATAATCGATCATTAATTTTACTTTCAAAACAACCAAAAAACCACAGGTAAACTTTGTCCATTCGGAGCAATTTGAGTCGACTTCCGATAGTTTCCAGTTTGCTGCCTAAAAATTGCTTTTTCACTGAATTAAGCATGACAAGTTGCTTGACGGATTCTCTAGTTTTAGAAAGAAAGATTTCTGTATTTTCCAGACCATCATGCTTTACCGGATTTGGTATATGTTGTATTCTAATATTGGCTTTCTTTAGTTGATTTGCCCAGAGTGTATCTTCGTGACCATACGCAATAAGTTGTGGATCAAATGGAATTTTCAAGATGATCTCGCGATCACATAAAAAATTATTGCTATGAAAGCTAAGGTATTCATCTTTGTTTCGTTCATCTTCATTAAGTGCCTCACTTTTAATACCAGTTAACCAGTGTAAATAGTAAGATTTTGTAGGTTCATTACCATATGAGGTACCACCATAAATAACGCGATCCGGATATTGGGCTTTTGCATGGATATAGTTGCTTATGAAACTCAAATCAAGGAGCCTTGAATCGCAATCCAAGTACAAGAGAGTTTCGTATCGTGCCAATGCAGCTAATTTATTTCTAGTAACTGATCTACCTAAATTACTTTCATTCTCGTAGTAAAAAATGCGATCATCGATATCAATATTTTCCTTATTCCCAATTTTAAATTCCTTGTCTGAAAAATCATCCAAACAAATAATTTCGTAATCCCCAATTGGTATTTGGTTGCAAGATTGAGTCAATTCTTCTACCAAAGGATGTAAACTGCGCTGGTAAACTGGCAATAATATGGACAATCCCATCTAACAAAGTTACGAAAAAACAAGCTGGTCGATCAACAGAAAGACTTCAGGGTTGTTTAAAGGCATAAAAAATATCCTCATTGAACTATAGCGCAGATTTCCTCCATCAAACTCACTCTGATAAACGATTGTATGCCATTGCTGAAAAAGTAAAAACAAATCAGAGGATCGACACCGAAGACTGTCTTTATCTGTATCAGAGAGCATCATTGTCATTGTTAGGTTCTCTAGCAAATGACATTCGCGAAAGAAAGCATGGAGCTAAAACTTTTTTCAATAAAAATTTTCACATCGAACCTACCAATGTTTGTGTATATTCTTGTAGTTTCTGTTCGTACTCTCGACTGATCAAAAATAGGATTGATGGCTGGGAATACAGTTTTGAAGATATCATGTCGCAGGTGAAAGCATACGATGGAATTCCCGTAACTGAAGTGCACATTGTAGGAGGAGTGCTGCCTCAGTATGATGTAGCTTTTTACACGAATTTATTCAAAGCCATCAAACTGCACAGGCCTGACTTACATATTAAAGCGTTGACACCTGTTGAATATCATTATATATTTAAAAAAGGAAAACTCAGTTATCAAGATGGAATGCATCTCATGAAAGAATCCGGTCTGGATAGCATGCCAGGAGGAGGTGCAGAAATTTTTGATGAAACGATCCGCGAAAAAATTGCAGGAGGCAAATGCTCTTCAGATCAATGGCTGGAGATCCACAGGATCTGGCACAATATGGGAATGAAGAGTAATGCGACAATTCTCTATGGACATATCGAAAGTTATGAACATAGAGTAGACCATCTCAATAGATTGCGAATACTTCAGGATGAGACCCTCGGTTTTCAGGCGTTTATTCCTCTAAAATTCAGAAATAAAGACAACGAAATGTCGCACCTCCCTGAAGTGAGTACAATTGAAGATTTAAGGAACTATGCAATCTCCAGAATATTTCTGGACAACTTTGATCATATCAAGTCTTACTGGCCTATGATCGGTAGGAGTAACGCTCAACTAGCCTTACAGTTCGGCGTTGACGATATTGATGGAACCATCGACGACAGCACCAAGATATACAGTCTGGCAGGGTCAGAAGAGAAATCGCCTATAATGACCACTTACGAACTTGTAAATTTAATTCGCCAGATAGATCGTCAGCCTATAGAACGTGATTCGCTTTATAATGAGCTCAAAAATTATTCAGATGTGGAATTTGATGAAGAACCAAGAGTGAGAGCTTATACAGCTCTAAATGTTATACAGTAGAGGAATGAAACACAATTTGTACTTCATCAGACATGGAGAAACCGACGAAAACGTCAAGAGAATAGTTCAAGGTTGTGGTGTGGATTCAGTACTGAATGAAAATGGATTGAACCAAGGAAAAAAATTTTACGAACATTACAAAAATATTGGCTTCAAGAAGATGTATTGTTCAGCCCTGAAAAGAACCTATCAGACGATTCAATCTTTTGAAAAATCGCATGGTAAAATACAATCCGATCGGAGGTTAAACGAGATCTCATGGGGAGAACACGAAGGAAAATCAGGCGGAGAAGAATTCATGCGCAAGTATTTTTCTGTCATTAACTCCTGGAAATCTGGTGATTATACTGCAAAAGCAATTGGTGGCGAAAGTGCAGAAGAATTGGAAGCCAGATGTAAAAGTTTTTTGGATGATCTGGATTATCATCCCGGAGGGCATACTTTAATCTGTACACATGGTAGGACCATCAGGGTTTTTGCGTGCATACTGCAAAACTTGCCACTTTCGGAAATGGAAAATCTGGCACAGAAGAATACAGGTCTTTATCTATTCTCAGGTGATCGAAATCAAATGGAATGCACGATCAACCATAGTTTAAGTCACCTGAATGATTGAAATTCCCCAAATTGTAGCTGTGCAATATCTCAATACAGCACCGATGTTATTTGGACTGCAAGAGCACCCTCAATTCGAGGATATGAAGTTAATCACTGGAACTCCGGCATTTTGTGCAGAGATGTTATTGCAACAGGAAGCGTGCATTGCACTGATCCCTGTTGGTTCATTGTCAGACTTCGAACAAGCTCATATCATTTCTGATTATTGCATAGGATGCGATGGTGCTGTCGAAACCGTTGGAATATGGAGTAATAAAGATTTGGACGAAATTCGATCCATTAAGCTTGACGCCGCTTCCCGCACTTCCAATCTTCTCGCACAAATCATTGTACGGCAATTTTGGAAAAAAGATATAATTTTTACTGATGCAGATGCTGATGCAGAAGTTGTAATTGGAGACAGGACATTTGAATTGGAGGACAAGTATAAGTTTATGTGGGATCTGGGGAGTGAATGGAAGCACTTTACAAATTTGCCATTCGTCTTTGCAGTTTGGGCTTCTCTTCAACCTGTTAGTCTTGAGTTCTCGGAAGTTTTCAATGAAGCTTTAAGCAATGGGATCCAAAACCTACATCAATGGTCTTACAAAACCAATTTGGATCATTCAACACTGATGAAATATTTGGGTCATTCGATTTCCTTTCCTTTAGATGATTTGAAAAAAAGAGCACTCCTTCAATTTCTGAAAATGAATCAAATTCAAACCCAGCTCTACTTTTGATAGTAAGCTCACATTAAATCGAATTCGCATATCTAAAAACAGTCCCTGGTGCGAAATTATATATATAAATTATATTTAATGTATAATAAATTGGTCATAAATTAGTTGCCCAATGAAAAAAAGCTTAGAAAAGTCTTTCGTTTCATCTAAAATGAAGATTTTTGTGCCAGCTTTTCATTTGAATTGTGGTCAATCAACCTGTAAAAATCAAAACTCCAATCCCGTCGCATGATCCTCAAGCGGTGTGGGATGGCATATTAGCAGAAGTCAAGCTACAACTGGAAGAATCGGAATTTACGCGTTGGTTTTCGTCT from Saprospiraceae bacterium includes these protein-coding regions:
- a CDS encoding aldo/keto reductase; amino-acid sequence: MLYRRLGKSGLQVSLLSFGSWVTFGNQIDDTTSEALMKKAYDSGVNFFDNAEIYGSGQSEVVMGRILKKMAWDRTSYLVSSKVFFGRGGKLPNQTGLSRKHVIEACNEALTRLQVDYLDLYFAHRPDKNTPIEETVWAMNTLLQQGKILYWGTSEWSAQEIMEAHMIARELRLIAPTMDQVQYNMFCRQKVEADYLQVYKTVGLGTTIWSPLASGLLSGRYLNEVPQDSRLARPELSWLREKTLVNDQMSKVERLKTLADRLGVSLAPFAIAWCAQNPNVSTVILGASRLSQLEENLGALEVLPYFTEELNKQVEKILENKPLLPQY
- a CDS encoding T9SS type A sorting domain-containing protein, with product MKKIYAIAFLLCSFFLQAQNRYLDAMFGVKVTPNLVYGNNITVLTANGTPAPEDLKFDLYEPEGDTRTDRPLVLIAHTGSFLPPLYNGQITGSRSDSTVTAAAKYLAARGFVVAAYTYRLGWLPTAPDVNVRTSTLLQAAYRGIQDTRSCIRYFKKSVAEGGNAFGIDPNKIAVYGVGTGGYLSFGAGSLNDFNEVVLDKFINSVDLKPYIDSTIFGNIYGTSQAVLCLPNHPGYSSNFQFAFNLGGALGDSSWLDGEAVEPAYSGMHCVNDFFAPYYEGAVIVPTTREFVVNVIGTRKAIELANKLGSNAVLNTIPDGKDPLEAQIEVQKATNILIPLTGQRIQMGDDHFYGLNLPPFQGSPWDWWDLPTLRNVVAFVNQTRGTNFNADTLHFSGLQTNPDMSQAKGRRYLDTAFALFLPRACAAMGLGCTYVDNKEVSAEQVGLSISPNPAVSSVYFSVKNPEVIQSIYVYDMQGRLVKAHTDINNSGFNMPRNQLGAGVYLTRIHLQGKTISKQIVFEN
- a CDS encoding TonB-dependent receptor, whose translation is MNRYILCHLVIFIYFIFSCGIDLQAQSHLRGTLKDAITGEPLIGATVLVKGTTNGTATDYEGNFILNLSSTGSQKIECRYSGYKTTEFTISDLGRSHQLTLEEETVMIEAIEVKGQRISDKQKSSPLTVESMDLIAIKETPSANFYDGLGSLKDVDLTTASLGFTVINTRGFNSTSPVRSLQIIDGVDNQSPGLNFSLGNFLGASELDVNKVDLIVGASSAFYGPNAFNGVISMETKNPFLHKGVSVSVKLGERNLVENAVRWADVKKNKSGHDFFGYKLNLFHMRAYDWEADNYDPVYDTKTDRNNPGGYDAVNIYGDEYQSSNDLSKSAPANPGIGIFHRKGYKETDLVDYHSYNIKANAALHFRLRPSKVFESPELIFSSSFGGGSTVYQGDNRYSLKNILFFQHKAELIKRDHWFLRLYGTHENSGDSYDPYFTALKLQSNAKSNDIFTKNYINYWNINIKPKIQSIEGYPKPSNFIGNPEGYNKALSEFLGKIQDSLYLWHFLTQTFANIGDSIINTASFYEPGSTEFNSAFESITSKIAYSENGTKFYDRSALVHGQGEYIFKDLVANQILSDFDITVGGSARVYFPDSKGSILLDTGNADIRTYEYGFYVGPTLSFLHNKLKFNITARLDKHENFNFLVSPAASIVYNPSANNYLRISFSSAIRNPTLTDQYLHYNVGRAVLLGNINGIDDLITVESFVDFLNTGRRDTLVYFSIPAIQPEKVKTIEIGYRTTVLKNLFADLGAYYSRYKDFIGYQLGIDAFIPVGSATPTSVQAYRVSSNATDVVTSQGFSIGLNYYFRKFYALKGNYSWNKLVTQTDDPIIPAFNTPEHKYNVGVSGRDISVFGIPNFGFNINYKWIQGFLFEGSPQFTGFIPTYSLTDAQINWLWKKQNTTLKLGASNIFNQKNFQTYVRSKVGRLAYISLLYELKKS
- a CDS encoding glycosyltransferase family 2 protein; translation: MGLSILLPVYQRSLHPLVEELTQSCNQIPIGDYEIICLDDFSDKEFKIGNKENIDIDDRIFYYENESNLGRSVTRNKLAALARYETLLYLDCDSRLLDLSFISNYIHAKAQYPDRVIYGGTSYGNEPTKSYYLHWLTGIKSEALNEDERNKDEYLSFHSNNFLCDREIILKIPFDPQLIAYGHEDTLWANQLKKANIRIQHIPNPVKHDGLENTEIFLSKTRESVKQLVMLNSVKKQFLGSKLETIGSRLKLLRMDKVYLWFFGCFESKINDRLLNKRPSIYLFKLYKLAWFIRFENREKMN
- a CDS encoding CofH family radical SAM protein, with product MSSLNYSADFLHQTHSDKRLYAIAEKVKTNQRIDTEDCLYLYQRASLSLLGSLANDIRERKHGAKTFFNKNFHIEPTNVCVYSCSFCSYSRLIKNRIDGWEYSFEDIMSQVKAYDGIPVTEVHIVGGVLPQYDVAFYTNLFKAIKLHRPDLHIKALTPVEYHYIFKKGKLSYQDGMHLMKESGLDSMPGGGAEIFDETIREKIAGGKCSSDQWLEIHRIWHNMGMKSNATILYGHIESYEHRVDHLNRLRILQDETLGFQAFIPLKFRNKDNEMSHLPEVSTIEDLRNYAISRIFLDNFDHIKSYWPMIGRSNAQLALQFGVDDIDGTIDDSTKIYSLAGSEEKSPIMTTYELVNLIRQIDRQPIERDSLYNELKNYSDVEFDEEPRVRAYTALNVIQ
- a CDS encoding histidine phosphatase family protein, with the translated sequence MKHNLYFIRHGETDENVKRIVQGCGVDSVLNENGLNQGKKFYEHYKNIGFKKMYCSALKRTYQTIQSFEKSHGKIQSDRRLNEISWGEHEGKSGGEEFMRKYFSVINSWKSGDYTAKAIGGESAEELEARCKSFLDDLDYHPGGHTLICTHGRTIRVFACILQNLPLSEMENLAQKNTGLYLFSGDRNQMECTINHSLSHLND
- a CDS encoding menaquinone biosynthesis protein, whose translation is MIEIPQIVAVQYLNTAPMLFGLQEHPQFEDMKLITGTPAFCAEMLLQQEACIALIPVGSLSDFEQAHIISDYCIGCDGAVETVGIWSNKDLDEIRSIKLDAASRTSNLLAQIIVRQFWKKDIIFTDADADAEVVIGDRTFELEDKYKFMWDLGSEWKHFTNLPFVFAVWASLQPVSLEFSEVFNEALSNGIQNLHQWSYKTNLDHSTLMKYLGHSISFPLDDLKKRALLQFLKMNQIQTQLYF